Below is a genomic region from Halostella litorea.
GAACAGCTCGTGGGGGTGGTACAGCGGCACGAAGTCGGTCGCCGACAGCTCGCCGACGACCGGCAGCGACGCCGACGCGTCGACCGGAAACAGCCCCGAGGAGAGCGCGTTGTCGACGTCGGCGAGGAACACCAGGACGATGGAGCCCTCGAGCTCGCGGGGGAGCAGGCTCCCGACGACGACGCCGAGCAGGCCGTACACCAGCCCCGCCAGCCCGAGCACGCCGAACGCGAGGGCGGGCGCGGCCACCTCGACCCGGACGGCGAAGGCGGCGAAGGCGACGACCGCCGCGACGGCGGCGACGACGACCATGGTGACGAGCCGGGAGGCCAGCAGCGCCGACCGGGGAAAGCCGGCCACCGCGAGGCGCTCGTCGCCGCTGGCGGCGCTGATGACCTGGAACAGGCCGACCAGCCCCGCGAGGAACGCGACGGCGAACAGCGTCCCGGTCACGCGGCCGACGGTCGCCGGGTCGGCCGACGCGCCCAGCACCTGCGGGAACGACTCCATCGCGACGCCGTACATCTCGATGACGACCGGCGGGAGGAGGACCAGCATCGCCAGCGTCGTCGGCTGCCGGACGAGCTCCGCCAGCCGCGACCGCGTTCCGGTCGCGATCCGGCCCACGTCACTCACCCCCCGCGTCCGGCGTCCCGTCCAGGTCCGCCGCTGCGGTCGCGTCGTCCCCGTGGGCGGCCGAACGGGCCTGCTGGGGGGCCTCGTCCTGCTCGGTGAGGACGCCGTCTTTCAGTTCGAGGATGCGGTCGAAGCGCTCGCGCTCGCTGATGAGATGCGAGATGATGGCCACCGCCGTCCCACGCTCGCGCAGCTCCTCCGTGAGGTCCCAGAACGCGAGGTACGTCTCCCAGTCGAAGCCGGTGTAGGGCTCGTCGAGCAGGAGGACGTCCGGGTCGTGCAGCAGCGCCACCCCGAGGTTCACCTTCTGGCGGTTGCCCCCCGAGAGGTGGTCGACCCGGTAGTCGAGGAACTCCTCGAAGCCGAGCTGTGCCGCGAGTTCGTCGCGGCGCGTTGCGACCCGGTCGTCGGCGAGGTCGTAGGCCTCGCCGAACAGCTCGAACGTCTCCCGGACGCTGAGCCGGTCGTACAGCAGCGTCTCCTGCGGGCACCAGCCGACCACCGTGTCCCGGGAGACTGCGCCGTCGTCGGGCTCCAGCGCGCCGACGAGTATCTTCATCAGCGTCGACTTCCCGGAGCCGTTCGCCCCCACGATGCCGACGACTTCGCCGGGGTACAGCGAGACGTCCGCCCCGTCGAGCACCTCGACGGTACGGCCGACGAACGGGAGGGCCGAGCCGTACGTCTTCGTCAGTCCGGTCGCACGCAGCGCCGGCTCCTCGCCGGCGGCCGTGGTCTGGTTCGACATATTCGGTGTTTACCGAATATTTCGAACGAAACGTATTAGCCGTTACGGTGCGAACTCCCGCCGATGAGCGACACCGACGACGGCGGCGTCGAGGCCGCGCGGGAGCGGGTGATCGCGGCCATGGAGCGCAGCGCGGAGGTGTACGGGTTCAAGCGGAGCTACGGCCGGCTCTACGGCCTCCTCTTTTTCGCCGAGGAGCCGCGCTCGCTCGACGACCTCGTCGAGGAGAGCGACTACGCGAAATCGACCGTGAGCACCGCGATGAGCGCGCTGGAGCGCTACCACCTCGTTCACCGGCGCTCGATGCCCGGGGAGGGCAAGCGCGCGTACTTCGAGGCCGAGACCGACTTCTGGCGCGTGTTCCAGGAGTTCCTCCGCAACGAGGTGCTGCGCGAGGTGACGGTCATGAGCCGCGCGCTGTCGGAGGCCGAGGCCGAACTGGAGGCCGCCGACACGGAGCGGGCCGCCCGCGACCTGGAGAAGGTCCGGCGGCTGCGGCGGATGTACGACCGCAGCGAGACGATGATCGACGCGCTGACGGGCAGTTCGTTCGACCGGCTCACCGACCTCGTGGGCCGACTGCGCCGCGACTGACCCCCGCCGCCCCGAGTAGAAAACGTTAGGCCGCCCCCGCGACCAAGGCCGGGCATGGACGACCCCGAGACGCTCGCCGAGCGCGTCCGAGCGGGAGACCTGCGCCTGCACGAACTCGACGACCACGCGGACCCCGAGACGGCCGCCGCCGCCCGCCGCGCGGTCGTCGCACGCGAGACGGGGGCGGAGTTCGACGCCGTCGCCGACTACGCCTTCGACGCCGCGCAGGCGTCGGAGTCGGCGGTCGAGAACCTGGTCGGCGGCACGCAGGTGCCGATGGGCGTCGCCGGGCCGGTCCCGGTCGACGGCGGCGCGGCCGACGGCGACTACTACCTCCCGATGGCGACGACGGAGGGGGCGCTCGTCGCCAGCGTCAACCGCGGCCTCTCGGTGATCCGCGGGGCCGGCGGCGCGACGGCCCGCGTCACGAAGTCCGGGATGACCCGCGCGCCGGTGTTCAGCGTGGACGGCGTCGCCGAGGCGAGCGAAGTGGTGGAGTGGGTCGGCGACAACGCCGACGCCCTCCGCGAGGCCGCCGAGTCGACGACGAGCCACGGCGAACTGCTGGAGGTCGACCCGTACGTCGTCGGCGACTCCGTCTACCTCCGGTTCGTGTACGACACGAAGGACGCGATGGGGATGAACATGGCCACCATCGCCACCCGCGAGGCGGCGGAGGTCGTGGAGGCGGAGACGCCGGCGTCCCTGGTCGCGCTGTCGGGCAACCTCTGCTCGGACAAGAAGCCCGCGGCGATAAACGCCGTCGAGGGGCGCGGGCGGACCGTGACCGCCGACGTACTGATCCCCCGCGACACCGTCGAGGAGCGCCTGCACACCACGCCCGAGGCCATCGAGGAGGCAAACACCCGGAAGAACCTCGTCGGGAGCGCGAAGGCGGGGAGCCTCGGATTCAACGCCCACGCCGCGAACACCGTCGCCGCCGTCTTCCTCGCCACCGGGCAGGACGCCGCGCAGGTCGTCGAGGGGGCAAACGCCATCACGACGGCGGAGGCCCGCGAGGACGGCCTCTACGCCAGCGTCAGCCTCGCCAGCCTCGAAGTCGGCACCGTCGGCGGCGGGACGAAACTGCCGACCCAGGCGGAGGGCCTCGACGTGCTCGGCCTCGGCGGCGGCGGCGACCCGGCCGGCTCGAACGCCGACGCGCTCGCCGAGGTCATCGCCGCCGGCGCGCTGGCGGGCGAACTCTCCCTGCTGGCGGCGCTCGCCTCGCGGCACCTCTCCTCGGCCCACGAGGACCTCGGGCGGTAGACCACTTTCACCGTCGGTAGGATGGGCCGGACGGCGTAGATCCGGCCGCAGTGACCGTTTCCCCCGCTATATCGGGGACTTCATCGGGGTTCGGACCCGGTTTCACTTTCACCGCGCGTCCAAGGCTGGCGATTAATCCCCGGACGGCCGTAGGTCCGAACGCGTCCGTCGGGCGAGCACCCGCGGGCGCCCCATCCACCCATGTTCGAACGCACCCCCGACGACCAGCGACCGGTGAGCCGCACGCGCCGGTGGTTGCGCGTCTGTAAGTTGCTGTTGACCGTGATCGCCATGCTGCTGGGTATCCTCGAAACGCTCGGGGCGCTATGACCCGCGGCGGGCCGCCTCCGCCCCCAGCGTCAGCGCGCCGGCGGCGACGAGTACGACGCCGGCGACGACGAGCGTCGGGCTGCCGACGCTCGCCCCCGCGAACAGCGCCAGCCACGCGACCGCCCCGACGGCGTGGATCCGCGCCGCCGTCCGGCGGCCCTGTCGGCCGAACAGCGCCGCGCCGAGCGCGAAGCCGACGCCGAGCACGCCGGCCGAGAGGACGAACGGCCGCACCGTCACGCCGCCGACGCGGACCGCGCCGACGTACGGGTCCGCGAGGAACAGCAGGCCGGCGAGGCCGACGACCGTCCCGACGGCGACACCGGCCGGGTCGGGGCGACTCGCCGCCACGCTACAGCAGGCGGTACTCGCCGCGGTGTTCGCTCACCTCGCCCCGGCGGGCGAGTTTGTCGAGCGCGTCCCGGACGTAGCCGTCGGGGACGCCCCGCTCGGCGGCGTACGCGACGACCTCGTCCTCCGTCGGGCGGTCGAGTTCCCGGAGGGCGGCGAGCACCGTCTCCTTGCGGGACTTGCTCCCGCCCCGTCCCGATTCGGCGCGCTCGCCCGCCGCGGCGACTTCGTCGGCGTCGACCCCCGCACGGTTCAGATACTCGTCGTCGTCCATCCCGGCGTCGGCGGCCTGCCGTTCGAGTTCCGTGAAGGAGTCCAGTTCCGCGAACGCCTCGCCCTCGCCCCGGCGGTTCGCCAGCATCGAGGCCCGCACCTCGCGGGCGTGGTCCTCGTCCTCGGTGGTGACGAACTTGCGGCGCTTGTCGTACTGCCGGCGCGTGCCACACCGCGGGCACTGCGAGGTGTCCGGCCGGCCCTCGACGATCCAGAGGGCGCTGCAGTCGCTACACCCGACGACGGCGTACATGGGGAGGCGTTGGCGTCGCCGCCAGTTGAACGCTCCGGCTTCGGCGACGGGCGCGGTGCCGCGGGGCCAACGCTTAGGTCCCGGTCCCGCAAAGGAGGGGGCATGGAACGCGTCTCCCTCGCGGACCGCGACCCGACCGAGGCCGTCGACGGCGTCGACCTGGTGGTGCTCGCCGGCGGCGACGAGATGAACGTCCAGCACTTCGAGATCGAACCCGGCGCGACCGTGCCGGCCCACAGCCACCCCCACGAGCAGACCGGCTTCGTCGTGCAGGGGGAACTCACGTTCGTCGTGGACGACGAGGAGGTCGTCGTCGGCCCCGACGACTCCTACGCGATCCCCGGCGGCGAGACCCACGCCGCCGAGAACCGCGGCGACGAAACGGTCCGCGGCGTCGACATCTTCAGCCCGCCCCGGGAGAACCCCGACTGGCGGGACTGAGGCCGAAACCGCCCGCTTGGCCCGTTTCCGGGCCGCCGAGCGGGGCGGCCGCCGGCACGATCACACGGGCGACAGGGTTAGGTCCGTCGGCCACGTCTAGGATGTATGACTCGTTCCCCGCGCCAGCGGTCCGCACCGGAGTTGAGGGACGGGGGACGGTCCCCCGACGACGTCGCCGTCGCCTACGTCGCCCCGGCCGACGACGGCGTCCCCGACGCGCTCTCGCGCGAGGGGTTCGCCGTCGCCGTCCACGACGTGCCGCCGGCCGACCCGACCGCCGTCGACTGCCTCGTCTCCGTCCACGACCCGCCCGCGGTCGACGCCGCCGCGCTGGCGGCCGACGCGGCCGCCGCCGGCGTGCCGTTCCTCCTCTACGACGACGCGCCCCCCGAGACGGTCGCGCGGGTCCTCGACGCGGACGGGGACCACCTCTCGCCGACGGCCGACGACGGCGACCGGCGGGTGCTCCGCGCCGGGGTCCGCCGCGCGGTCGAGCGCGCCCGGGAGCGACGCGACTACGAACTGAAACGGCGGGTGATCGAACAGTCGCCCGTCGGCGTCACCATCGCCGAGGCGGACGGCGACCAGCCGCTGGTGTACGCCAACAGCGGGTTCGAGACGATGACCGGCTACAGGGCGGCGGACGTGCTCGGCCGGAACTGCCGGTTCCTCCAGGGGCCGGAGACGGACGAATCGACCGTCGGGGAACTGCGGGAGGCGATCGAACGCGGCGAGCGGGTCGCGGTCGACCTGCTGAACTACCGGCGCGACGGGACGCCGTTCTGGAACCACCTCGACGTCGCGCCCATCCGGGATGCCGAGGGCGAGGTCACCCACTACTTCGGGTTCCAGAAGGACATCACGGAGCGAAAGGAACTGGAGCGCGACCTGCGCCGGCGGAACGACCGGCTCGACCGCTTCGCCGACGTCGTCAGCCACGACCTCCGGAACCCGCTGAACGTCGCGGTCGGCAACCTCGATCTCGCCCGCGAGGCGGGCGACGAGGAGTCCCTCGACGCGGTCGGGGCCGCGCTCGACCGGATGGACGCGCTGATAGAGTCGGTCCTCGCCGTGGCGCGGGAGGGGACCGCCGTCGAGGACCCGGAGCCGGTCGACCTCGCCGCCGTCGCCGAGGCCGCCTGGGCGACCGCCGGCCCGTCGGACGGCGACGCCGTCATCGACGCCGACCTGGGGACGGTCGAGGGCGACCCCGACCGGGTCCGGTCGCTGTTCGAGAACCTGTTCCGGAACGTCGCCGACCACGGCGGCGAGCGGCCGGTCGTCCGGGTCGAGTCGACCCGCGCCGGCTTCGCCGTCGAGGACGACGGGCCGGGGATCCCGCCCGAGGACCGCGACTCGGTGTTCGAGTGGGGCGTCACCGAGGACGGCACCGGGATCGGGCTCGCTGTCGTCGACGCCGTCGCGGAAGCCCACGGGTGGGTGGTGACGGTCGGGGACGGCCGTGCCGGCGGCGCGCGGTTCGCGTTCGACCTCGCGCCCGACCGGACCGTCGCCTGAGCCGGCGCGACCGGGGCCGAATCGGGGTCGCCGCGGCCGGAGCGCCGGCCGACCGCTACAGCGGCTTGACCATCTCGACGTGCGGGATGCCGGCCTCCTCGAACTCCCCGCCGACGCGCTCGTAGCCGAGGCGGTCGTAGAAGCCGGCCGCGCGGGTCTGGGCGTGGAGGGCGACGCGGTCGAACCCGCGGGCCGCCGCGACGCCCTCGACCTCGCGCATGATCTCCGCGCCGTGGCCCGCGCCGCGGTGGCCCGGGAGGACGGCCACGCGCTCGACCTTGGCGTCGTCGCCCGTCCCCCGGAGCCGCGCCGCGCCGACGGGGTCGCCGTCGAGGTACGCGACGAAGTGAACCGCGTCGTCCTCGTGCTCGTCGACCTCCATGTCCTCCGGCACGCCCTGCTCCTCGACGAACACCGCGAAACGCACCGCGAGCGCGTCCTCGTACGCCGCGTCGGTCCGGACGACCCGCACGTCGAGGCCGTCGTGACCCGCGTCGTGGTCGGCGTGGTGGCCCATCGCGTCGGCGTTGGAAGCGGGGACAAGAGAGCGTTGCGGACGCGGTCGGCGAGTCCCGCGGGTCGGGGAGCCGCGAATCGAGAAAAAACGGGGGCGGAGCGTGTGACGGCTACGTCAGGACAGCTTCTCGATGTTCTCGATGATCGCCTCGGCGTACTCCGTGGTGCCGAGCTTCTCGCCGCCCTCGATCTGGCGTTCGAGGTCGTACGTGACCTTGCCCGAGGAGATGGTCTCCTCGACGGCGTCGCGCACGAGGTCCGCCGCGTCGCCCCAGCCGAGGTAGTCGAACATCAGGCGGCCGGAGAGGATCATCGCGGTCGGGTTGGCCATGTTCTGGCCGGCGCGCTTGGGCGCGGAGCCGTGGACCGGTTCGGCGAGCATGCGGGCTTTGCCGAAGTTGCCGCCCGGCGCGATGCCGAGGCCGCCGATCTGCGCGCCGGCGGCGTCGGAGAGGTAGTCGCCGTTGAGGTTCGGCATGGCGAGCACGTCGAACTCGTCGGTGCGCAGCTGCATCCACTGGAGCATCGCGTCGGCGAGGCGCTCCTCGACCATGACGGCGTCCTCCGGGATGTCGACCTCGTCCTCCTCCTCCCAGAGGGAGTCGGGCGCGGCGAACACCTCGTCGTCGGGGTACTCCTCGTCGGCGACCTCCATGCCCCAGGAGCCGAACTGCCCCTCGGTGAACTTCATGATGTTGCCCTTGTGGACCAGCGTCACCTTGTCGCGGTCGTGTTCGAGGGCGTAGTCGATCGCGCGGCGGACGAGGCGCTTGCTGCCCTTCTCGGTGATCGGCTTGATGCCGATGCCGATGGGGCCGTCGTGCATCACGTCGTCGAAGCCCATCTCCTCCTCGACGAACTCCTTGACCTGCTCGACTTCCTCGGTGCCCTGCTCCCACTCAATGCCGGCGTACACGTCCTCGGTGTTCTCCCGGAACGTGACCATGTCCATCTCCTCGGGCGCTTTCA
It encodes:
- a CDS encoding ABC transporter permease; translated protein: MSDVGRIATGTRSRLAELVRQPTTLAMLVLLPPVVIEMYGVAMESFPQVLGASADPATVGRVTGTLFAVAFLAGLVGLFQVISAASGDERLAVAGFPRSALLASRLVTMVVVAAVAAVVAFAAFAVRVEVAAPALAFGVLGLAGLVYGLLGVVVGSLLPRELEGSIVLVFLADVDNALSSGLFPVDASASLPVVGELSATDFVPLYHPHELFTAAVLDGELADGHLAPALGWVAVLLAAAFLAYVRSTGDGAFGGWGA
- a CDS encoding ABC transporter ATP-binding protein, translated to MSNQTTAAGEEPALRATGLTKTYGSALPFVGRTVEVLDGADVSLYPGEVVGIVGANGSGKSTLMKILVGALEPDDGAVSRDTVVGWCPQETLLYDRLSVRETFELFGEAYDLADDRVATRRDELAAQLGFEEFLDYRVDHLSGGNRQKVNLGVALLHDPDVLLLDEPYTGFDWETYLAFWDLTEELRERGTAVAIISHLISERERFDRILELKDGVLTEQDEAPQQARSAAHGDDATAAADLDGTPDAGGE
- a CDS encoding GbsR/MarR family transcriptional regulator; the protein is MSDTDDGGVEAARERVIAAMERSAEVYGFKRSYGRLYGLLFFAEEPRSLDDLVEESDYAKSTVSTAMSALERYHLVHRRSMPGEGKRAYFEAETDFWRVFQEFLRNEVLREVTVMSRALSEAEAELEAADTERAARDLEKVRRLRRMYDRSETMIDALTGSSFDRLTDLVGRLRRD
- the hmgA gene encoding hydroxymethylglutaryl-CoA reductase (NADPH): MDDPETLAERVRAGDLRLHELDDHADPETAAAARRAVVARETGAEFDAVADYAFDAAQASESAVENLVGGTQVPMGVAGPVPVDGGAADGDYYLPMATTEGALVASVNRGLSVIRGAGGATARVTKSGMTRAPVFSVDGVAEASEVVEWVGDNADALREAAESTTSHGELLEVDPYVVGDSVYLRFVYDTKDAMGMNMATIATREAAEVVEAETPASLVALSGNLCSDKKPAAINAVEGRGRTVTADVLIPRDTVEERLHTTPEAIEEANTRKNLVGSAKAGSLGFNAHAANTVAAVFLATGQDAAQVVEGANAITTAEAREDGLYASVSLASLEVGTVGGGTKLPTQAEGLDVLGLGGGGDPAGSNADALAEVIAAGALAGELSLLAALASRHLSSAHEDLGR
- a CDS encoding DUF5817 domain-containing protein, with the protein product MYAVVGCSDCSALWIVEGRPDTSQCPRCGTRRQYDKRRKFVTTEDEDHAREVRASMLANRRGEGEAFAELDSFTELERQAADAGMDDDEYLNRAGVDADEVAAAGERAESGRGGSKSRKETVLAALRELDRPTEDEVVAYAAERGVPDGYVRDALDKLARRGEVSEHRGEYRLL
- a CDS encoding cupin domain-containing protein produces the protein MERVSLADRDPTEAVDGVDLVVLAGGDEMNVQHFEIEPGATVPAHSHPHEQTGFVVQGELTFVVDDEEVVVGPDDSYAIPGGETHAAENRGDETVRGVDIFSPPRENPDWRD
- a CDS encoding PAS domain-containing protein, with the protein product MTRSPRQRSAPELRDGGRSPDDVAVAYVAPADDGVPDALSREGFAVAVHDVPPADPTAVDCLVSVHDPPAVDAAALAADAAAAGVPFLLYDDAPPETVARVLDADGDHLSPTADDGDRRVLRAGVRRAVERARERRDYELKRRVIEQSPVGVTIAEADGDQPLVYANSGFETMTGYRAADVLGRNCRFLQGPETDESTVGELREAIERGERVAVDLLNYRRDGTPFWNHLDVAPIRDAEGEVTHYFGFQKDITERKELERDLRRRNDRLDRFADVVSHDLRNPLNVAVGNLDLAREAGDEESLDAVGAALDRMDALIESVLAVAREGTAVEDPEPVDLAAVAEAAWATAGPSDGDAVIDADLGTVEGDPDRVRSLFENLFRNVADHGGERPVVRVESTRAGFAVEDDGPGIPPEDRDSVFEWGVTEDGTGIGLAVVDAVAEAHGWVVTVGDGRAGGARFAFDLAPDRTVA
- a CDS encoding GNAT family N-acetyltransferase — translated: MGHHADHDAGHDGLDVRVVRTDAAYEDALAVRFAVFVEEQGVPEDMEVDEHEDDAVHFVAYLDGDPVGAARLRGTGDDAKVERVAVLPGHRGAGHGAEIMREVEGVAAARGFDRVALHAQTRAAGFYDRLGYERVGGEFEEAGIPHVEMVKPL
- the icd gene encoding NADP-dependent isocitrate dehydrogenase — protein: MSYDEIEVPDSGQKIEVVDEENDEISVPEDPIIPIIHGDGIGKDVAPAAQKVLGKAAEATGRNVSWMRVYAGQSARDRYGEDVNLPDETVEAIKEHRVAIKGPLTTPVGAGYRSLNVALRQTLDLFANVRPTYYLDGVPSPMKAPEEMDMVTFRENTEDVYAGIEWEQGTEEVEQVKEFVEEEMGFDDVMHDGPIGIGIKPITEKGSKRLVRRAIDYALEHDRDKVTLVHKGNIMKFTEGQFGSWGMEVADEEYPDDEVFAAPDSLWEEEDEVDIPEDAVMVEERLADAMLQWMQLRTDEFDVLAMPNLNGDYLSDAAGAQIGGLGIAPGGNFGKARMLAEPVHGSAPKRAGQNMANPTAMILSGRLMFDYLGWGDAADLVRDAVEETISSGKVTYDLERQIEGGEKLGTTEYAEAIIENIEKLS